One part of the Oscillatoria sp. FACHB-1407 genome encodes these proteins:
- a CDS encoding CCA tRNA nucleotidyltransferase, translating into MSPKTWPFDLKWLPPATYLVGGNVRDALLGRQAEYLDLDFVMPEGAVQTARAIANYHKAGFVLLDAERQIARVVFDHATVDFAQQVGPTLETDLERRDFTVNAIAYNPHTQQLLDPLRGYQDLQQHLIRMVAPENLKEDPLRLLRAYRQAAQLEFTLEPRTQGTIQQLADLLQFIAPERVQAELSYLLSTPKGTPLLAVACEDGLLRHWLPHANATRLAQIADVDRAAIALTTRWEAFGSELSGWLRDQQKAAGTGRSWFKIAKLACLIAPDLQMAEQELWQLKYSRAEVQAVLTVMKYLPQVQAFVQTDMPAREQYFLFQGMGATFPAVAVLTVAFGTPIQAIAPLLQRFLTPGDAIAHPQPPLTGRDLMAALQLPAGPKIGHLLQAIQLARAEGKISTPEDAIQFAKTLI; encoded by the coding sequence TTGTCACCCAAGACCTGGCCTTTCGACTTGAAATGGCTCCCTCCGGCTACCTACTTAGTAGGAGGAAATGTCCGCGATGCTTTGTTGGGAAGGCAGGCTGAATACCTTGATCTGGATTTTGTGATGCCAGAAGGGGCAGTGCAGACAGCACGAGCGATCGCCAACTATCACAAAGCAGGGTTCGTGTTGCTAGATGCAGAGCGGCAGATTGCCCGTGTGGTGTTTGACCATGCCACGGTTGATTTTGCGCAGCAGGTGGGCCCCACCCTCGAAACTGACTTGGAACGGCGTGACTTTACGGTTAACGCGATCGCCTACAATCCCCACACCCAGCAGTTGCTCGATCCCCTGCGGGGCTACCAGGATTTGCAGCAGCACTTGATTCGCATGGTGGCTCCCGAAAACCTGAAGGAAGATCCGCTGCGGTTGCTGCGGGCTTATCGGCAAGCGGCTCAGTTGGAGTTTACGTTGGAGCCGAGAACCCAAGGCACCATTCAACAGTTGGCAGATTTGTTGCAGTTTATTGCTCCAGAGCGGGTTCAAGCGGAACTGAGTTATTTGTTGAGCACTCCCAAAGGCACGCCCTTATTAGCCGTTGCCTGCGAAGACGGGCTATTGCGGCACTGGTTGCCCCATGCCAACGCGACTCGGTTGGCACAAATTGCCGATGTCGATCGAGCGGCGATCGCTCTCACGACTCGATGGGAGGCCTTCGGCTCTGAGTTGTCGGGTTGGTTGCGGGATCAGCAAAAAGCAGCGGGGACGGGACGCAGTTGGTTCAAAATTGCCAAGCTGGCTTGTCTGATTGCCCCCGATTTGCAAATGGCAGAGCAGGAGTTGTGGCAACTCAAATACAGCCGCGCTGAGGTGCAAGCGGTGCTAACTGTGATGAAATATCTGCCACAGGTGCAAGCCTTTGTGCAGACCGACATGCCTGCTCGTGAGCAATACTTTTTGTTTCAGGGTATGGGGGCAACGTTTCCGGCTGTCGCGGTGCTAACGGTCGCCTTCGGCACACCAATTCAAGCGATCGCCCCACTGCTGCAACGGTTCCTCACCCCCGGAGATGCGATCGCCCATCCCCAACCGCCATTGACCGGACGTGATCTGATGGCAGCGTTGCAACTTCCGGCAGGTCCAAAAATCGGACATTTATTGCAGGCGATTCAACTAGCACGAGCCGAAGGAAAAATTTCTACTCCGGAGGATGCCATTCAATTTGCGAAAACCTTGATCTAA
- a CDS encoding Ycf34 family protein, whose product MCICVNCHYVDRCTTYHAVEEQHHQPHLTDNPTFEPINPVINYNYTLPKVVVTDDGQIVQEGDFGEEYDVVGCDSFKQETGKWAQLRPGELVPT is encoded by the coding sequence ATGTGTATTTGTGTGAACTGTCACTACGTTGATCGCTGCACGACGTATCATGCGGTCGAAGAGCAACACCATCAGCCTCACCTGACCGATAACCCAACATTTGAACCTATTAATCCAGTTATTAACTACAATTACACCCTTCCAAAGGTGGTCGTCACTGATGATGGGCAGATTGTCCAGGAAGGCGATTTTGGTGAAGAGTACGATGTCGTCGGCTGCGATAGCTTTAAGCAGGAGACTGGCAAATGGGCACAGTTGCGTCCCGGAGAGCTAGTGCCCACCTGA
- a CDS encoding serine/threonine-protein kinase encodes MSYCFNPLCRQPQNPSNAQFCQNCGSKLVLNGAYRALKLIGQGGFGRTFLAVSGENSETPFYCVIKQFLPRQQGVANLQKAAELFRQEAERLKQLGQHPQIPQLLDYFELDGEEYLVQEFIDGQNLEEVLASEGAFSEAQVRKVLNDLLPVLQFIHHHRVIHRDIKPENIIYPHTEGQPAQDVPLILVDFGASKFASATALARTGTVIGSAGYVAPEQAMGKAEFASDIYSLGVTCVHLLTGLHPFDLYSVSEDAWVWRQYLADPISRRLAIVLTKMLQKATSQRYDSAAAVLHDLNQTPRITRGERRSPETQSQRRLTSEAELPPRAAQARRQRILQQQQDWQAVSTLTGHTGAVTAIALNPNGTLLASGSSDKTIRLWSIPQGELLYTIPGRSLWSNTGHSDRISALGFALDGQTLISGSDDSTIKIWDVATRRLVVTLPSRGWDISALTASQTGTTLVSGGGDGVIYVWDLKTRELVQSLHKHLDRVSALILSPDDRILVSGSYDKTIRVWDLRKNTLINTFKGHGDRISTLAVTPDWYTLVSGSWDRTLRIWDLPTGDLRRTLAAHRDRTNCLAISPDGYTLASASEDSTIKLWELEEGIPLHTFQQAWGINVLTFTPDSRMLISGSADETIKIWQRRS; translated from the coding sequence ATGAGCTACTGTTTTAACCCGCTCTGCCGACAACCTCAAAATCCTAGCAATGCCCAGTTTTGTCAGAATTGTGGGTCAAAGCTGGTTCTAAATGGTGCCTACCGTGCCCTCAAATTAATTGGGCAGGGTGGCTTCGGCAGGACTTTTTTGGCGGTATCTGGTGAGAACTCGGAAACACCCTTTTACTGCGTCATCAAGCAATTTTTACCGCGCCAACAGGGAGTTGCTAATTTACAAAAAGCCGCCGAGCTATTTCGGCAGGAGGCCGAGCGGCTAAAGCAACTGGGTCAGCATCCCCAAATCCCCCAACTGCTCGATTATTTTGAGTTAGATGGGGAAGAATACCTGGTTCAAGAATTTATCGATGGGCAAAACTTAGAGGAAGTGTTAGCCAGCGAGGGAGCATTTAGCGAAGCGCAAGTCCGCAAAGTGCTGAACGACCTGTTGCCTGTGTTGCAATTTATTCACCATCATCGGGTGATTCACCGCGATATCAAGCCCGAAAATATCATCTATCCCCACACCGAAGGGCAGCCTGCTCAGGATGTGCCGCTGATTTTGGTGGACTTTGGTGCCTCAAAGTTTGCCTCAGCCACAGCCTTAGCTCGCACAGGCACCGTCATTGGCAGTGCGGGATACGTCGCCCCAGAGCAAGCCATGGGCAAGGCGGAGTTTGCCAGCGACATTTACAGTTTGGGTGTGACCTGTGTGCATTTGCTGACCGGATTGCACCCCTTTGACCTCTATTCCGTCAGTGAAGATGCCTGGGTATGGCGACAATATCTGGCAGATCCGATTAGCCGACGATTAGCGATCGTGCTGACAAAGATGCTACAAAAAGCGACGAGCCAACGCTATGACAGTGCCGCAGCAGTATTACACGATTTGAATCAAACTCCACGAATTACCCGTGGAGAGCGGCGATCGCCAGAAACCCAGTCTCAACGTCGCTTGACCTCAGAAGCCGAGTTGCCTCCTCGTGCAGCCCAGGCACGACGCCAGCGAATTTTGCAACAGCAGCAAGATTGGCAAGCGGTAAGTACCCTCACCGGGCACACTGGAGCCGTTACGGCGATCGCCCTGAATCCAAATGGCACGCTGCTTGCCAGTGGCAGTAGTGACAAAACGATTCGGCTGTGGAGCATTCCTCAAGGGGAGTTGCTATACACGATTCCGGGGCGATCGCTCTGGTCAAACACGGGACATAGCGATCGCATCAGTGCGTTAGGGTTTGCGTTGGATGGGCAAACCTTGATCAGTGGCAGTGACGACAGCACGATTAAGATATGGGATGTAGCCACTCGCAGACTGGTCGTGACCCTGCCCAGTCGAGGATGGGATATCTCCGCTCTAACAGCCAGCCAAACGGGAACCACGTTGGTTAGTGGTGGTGGAGATGGGGTGATCTACGTGTGGGATCTGAAGACCCGGGAACTGGTTCAAAGTCTGCACAAACACCTCGATCGCGTCAGTGCGCTTATTCTCAGCCCCGATGACCGGATCTTGGTGAGTGGCAGCTATGACAAAACCATTCGCGTTTGGGATTTGAGAAAAAATACCCTGATCAATACCTTTAAGGGACATGGCGATCGCATCAGTACCCTTGCCGTTACCCCTGATTGGTACACCCTGGTTAGCGGCAGTTGGGATCGCACCCTGCGAATTTGGGATCTCCCCACAGGTGACCTAAGACGCACCTTAGCCGCTCATCGCGATCGCACCAACTGCCTCGCCATCAGTCCTGACGGATATACACTCGCGAGTGCCAGTGAAGACAGCACGATTAAACTGTGGGAATTAGAAGAAGGCATTCCCCTGCATACCTTCCAGCAAGCCTGGGGAATTAATGTGTTGACCTTTACCCCCGACAGTCGAATGCTAATCAGTGGCAGTGCCGATGAGACGATTAAAATCTGGCAGCGGCGATCGTGA
- a CDS encoding DUF1868 domain-containing protein, with protein MDDIYQVYVNRVARMTLPEAYKSQVQHIQSSPKFQQQPDGTFQPAPFPGYSVITPPWADESDNQAFYQQLQAFQQQIAQKLSPELFVQLPPESFHMTIADLIWDSAYRHADENPNFQWQLRDRIGQIFQQCQPQKSIEPIYWQVMGLVVMPRALAVCLTPKTEDGYEQIVKLRRAIYQNSALIGLGIEQQYHLTAHITLGYFGNVPNEIDRDALGHQIDDLNQQWLMHDAPQTLLIQRAELRKFDNMMHYYREPDWPVLDFSYSTTTLN; from the coding sequence TTGGACGACATTTACCAGGTTTATGTAAATCGGGTGGCGCGGATGACGCTACCAGAGGCTTACAAGTCTCAAGTACAACATATTCAGTCATCTCCAAAATTCCAGCAACAACCGGATGGCACGTTTCAGCCTGCTCCGTTTCCTGGATATTCGGTGATTACGCCACCGTGGGCAGATGAGTCAGACAATCAGGCGTTTTATCAGCAGTTGCAGGCATTTCAGCAACAGATTGCCCAAAAGCTTTCGCCTGAGCTATTTGTGCAACTTCCCCCTGAGAGTTTCCACATGACGATCGCTGACCTGATTTGGGATAGTGCTTATCGTCATGCAGATGAGAACCCCAATTTTCAGTGGCAATTGCGCGATCGCATTGGTCAGATCTTTCAGCAATGTCAACCCCAAAAATCAATCGAGCCGATCTATTGGCAAGTGATGGGTCTTGTCGTCATGCCCAGAGCCTTAGCGGTCTGCTTAACACCCAAAACTGAGGATGGCTATGAGCAGATTGTTAAACTGCGTCGGGCAATTTACCAAAATTCAGCCTTAATCGGTTTAGGAATTGAGCAGCAATATCACCTCACAGCGCACATTACCCTGGGCTATTTTGGCAATGTGCCTAACGAAATCGATCGCGATGCGTTGGGTCATCAAATTGATGACTTAAACCAGCAATGGCTCATGCATGACGCACCTCAGACGCTGTTAATTCAACGGGCTGAGCTTCGCAAGTTTGATAACATGATGCATTACTATCGGGAGCCGGATTGGCCTGTGCTGGACTTTAGCTACTCCACCACCACGTTGAATTGA
- a CDS encoding DUF3862 domain-containing protein, producing MKLKLSALSLFALALSSCSFVSQSVVEPSEKSTNSESTTVSNLIGSASESLAETLAKYERITKSMTVSEVEGILGKADETRRVQIPGETETHIYVWYNSNGSTINLQFKNNSLISKSQLGLISFSAN from the coding sequence ATGAAGCTAAAACTATCTGCTCTGTCCCTATTTGCTCTTGCTTTAAGCAGCTGCTCTTTTGTATCGCAATCTGTTGTAGAGCCTTCAGAAAAATCGACGAATTCCGAATCAACTACTGTTTCAAACCTCATTGGTAGTGCTTCTGAATCTCTAGCAGAAACCCTGGCAAAATATGAACGCATCACTAAATCGATGACTGTTTCTGAAGTAGAAGGCATTTTAGGGAAAGCGGATGAAACACGTCGAGTCCAAATTCCTGGAGAGACAGAAACACACATTTATGTGTGGTATAACTCCAACGGATCAACGATCAACTTGCAATTTAAAAACAATAGTTTGATCTCAAAATCACAGCTTGGTTTAATCAGTTTTTCAGCTAATTAA
- a CDS encoding DUF3288 family protein — MADNSGKATSKDQQHPLWSSDRQLVNTLLEAQPTDFHVAELARLYIRYQDFPGARDIQSDLKKVLTQWGFTEETLFERSRQIHQIAQVYKGRGSQREDWS; from the coding sequence ATGGCTGACAATTCTGGAAAAGCAACCTCCAAAGATCAACAACACCCCCTCTGGAGCAGCGATCGCCAGCTCGTAAACACCCTCCTTGAAGCCCAACCCACTGATTTTCATGTCGCGGAGTTGGCTCGTCTCTACATTCGATATCAAGATTTTCCTGGAGCAAGAGATATTCAATCCGACTTGAAAAAGGTATTGACTCAGTGGGGATTCACAGAAGAAACACTGTTTGAAAGAAGTCGTCAAATTCATCAAATAGCCCAGGTTTATAAGGGTCGTGGTTCTCAACGGGAGGACTGGAGCTAG
- a CDS encoding GNAT family N-acetyltransferase has translation MELLPGYDLRSGSGLDRPLLLKFMQRTYQESHPGQSVAHLAHTVEQYLSKDTPLWWVETVDRQTVGCLWMGSAIDQISGDRQSYIFLLYVTPEHRRRGIGKALMHHAETWVKSRGDRQLGLQVFPNNQPALNLYRQLGYEVQSLWMVKRLEQGEG, from the coding sequence GTGGAACTGCTCCCCGGCTATGATCTGCGTTCAGGCTCAGGACTCGATCGCCCCCTGTTGCTGAAGTTTATGCAGCGCACCTACCAGGAATCTCATCCTGGTCAATCCGTCGCTCACCTGGCTCACACCGTTGAACAGTATCTTTCCAAGGACACGCCCCTCTGGTGGGTCGAAACGGTAGACCGTCAAACCGTTGGCTGCCTCTGGATGGGGAGTGCGATCGATCAAATCAGCGGCGATCGCCAGTCCTACATTTTCTTGCTCTACGTCACTCCAGAGCATCGTCGTCGTGGCATCGGCAAAGCCTTGATGCATCACGCTGAAACCTGGGTTAAAAGCAGAGGCGATCGCCAGCTTGGGTTGCAAGTCTTTCCAAATAACCAACCTGCCCTCAATTTGTACCGTCAGCTAGGCTACGAGGTGCAATCGTTGTGGATGGTCAAGCGGTTGGAGCAGGGAGAGGGGTAA
- a CDS encoding AmpG family muropeptide MFS transporter, translating into MAALVSLGFASGLPYNLTRETLTAWMTVAGVDLGTIGWFNLANLPSTVKFLWSPLLDRYVPPFLGRRRGWMLLTQLALIVAIAAMAFYQPTQALQLLAVNAIVIAFLSATQDIAIDAYRTDVLEEREVGAGVAIWVLGYRVALLVTGALALIWANRLSWQGVYLLMAALMGLGLLTSILSPEPESRDRQGNIISAPQTLRDAVQLPFQDFFARSGLWRGVLILIFILLYKVGDYLAVVMTTPFLIQTGFPIEAIGAIRGGMGLLATIVGGLLGGAVLSQIGINRSLWLFGGLQAVSNLAYFALALAGQNYPLMVAAINIENFCAGLGTAAFLGFLMSLCNPRFSATQYALLSSLVAVSREVIASPAGEIAKATGWAWFFFITFCAALPGLLLLPIFAPWNASSPSLPGDDPSDEV; encoded by the coding sequence ATGGCGGCTCTGGTGTCATTGGGGTTTGCCTCCGGGTTGCCCTACAACCTCACCCGTGAAACCCTGACTGCCTGGATGACCGTCGCAGGGGTGGATCTCGGCACGATTGGCTGGTTTAACCTGGCGAATTTGCCTTCGACGGTCAAGTTTCTCTGGTCGCCGTTGCTCGATCGCTACGTACCTCCCTTTTTAGGACGTCGCCGGGGATGGATGCTGTTGACACAATTGGCGTTGATCGTGGCGATCGCAGCGATGGCTTTCTATCAACCCACGCAGGCATTGCAACTGCTAGCGGTGAATGCGATCGTGATTGCCTTTCTCAGTGCCACTCAAGATATCGCCATCGATGCATATCGAACCGATGTTTTAGAAGAACGAGAGGTTGGAGCAGGAGTCGCCATTTGGGTGCTGGGTTATCGCGTTGCCCTGCTGGTCACAGGAGCCTTAGCCCTGATTTGGGCAAATCGATTGTCATGGCAGGGGGTGTATCTGTTGATGGCAGCATTGATGGGGTTGGGGTTGCTCACCTCAATTCTGTCGCCTGAGCCAGAGTCACGCGATCGCCAGGGAAACATCATTTCTGCCCCACAAACCCTCAGAGACGCGGTTCAGCTACCATTTCAAGACTTCTTTGCTCGCTCTGGTCTGTGGCGGGGTGTGCTCATTCTGATCTTTATCCTGCTCTACAAAGTGGGAGACTACCTGGCAGTTGTGATGACGACTCCATTTCTCATCCAGACGGGGTTTCCCATTGAGGCGATCGGGGCAATTCGGGGCGGGATGGGATTGCTTGCCACCATTGTTGGAGGTCTGTTAGGAGGAGCTGTGCTCAGCCAAATCGGCATCAACCGCTCTCTATGGCTGTTTGGAGGACTTCAGGCTGTGAGCAACCTCGCCTATTTTGCCCTGGCACTGGCTGGGCAAAACTATCCCCTGATGGTGGCGGCAATCAACATCGAAAACTTTTGTGCTGGCTTAGGTACAGCCGCTTTTTTAGGGTTCTTGATGAGTTTGTGTAATCCTCGCTTTTCGGCAACGCAATATGCCCTTTTGTCAAGTTTGGTGGCGGTAAGTCGAGAAGTCATCGCTTCGCCTGCGGGTGAAATTGCTAAAGCCACAGGCTGGGCGTGGTTCTTTTTCATCACCTTCTGTGCTGCCTTACCAGGATTATTGTTGCTGCCAATCTTTGCTCCATGGAATGCCTCATCTCCTTCACTTCCTGGGGATGACCCCTCCGATGAGGTGTAG
- the lexA gene encoding transcriptional repressor LexA, whose translation MKSLTFSQQRLFDWMEDYISRCHHSPSMRQMAAALNYKSLSPIQLHLKQLQQKGYIDWDEGHSRTYRIVQPKQFRVPILGAIAAHSLVETFSDTDVEWIEVPGLSEILKNSNRRNDYFALRVRGDSMLGALIDHGDVVVMQPPQDARTIRDKTIVAARVEGKTTLKYFYREGSTITLQPANAAYPATHVNADDVDVQGVYVGLVRGLVG comes from the coding sequence ATGAAGTCCCTCACTTTTTCCCAACAGCGGCTCTTTGACTGGATGGAAGATTACATTTCTCGGTGTCATCACTCCCCCAGTATGCGGCAGATGGCAGCCGCGCTAAATTACAAATCCCTATCGCCGATTCAACTGCACTTGAAACAACTGCAACAGAAAGGATACATCGATTGGGATGAAGGGCATTCTCGCACGTATCGCATCGTGCAGCCCAAACAGTTTAGAGTTCCTATCTTAGGGGCGATCGCCGCTCATAGTTTAGTAGAAACGTTTTCTGACACCGACGTGGAATGGATTGAAGTTCCCGGCTTGTCCGAGATCCTCAAAAATAGCAATCGCCGCAACGACTATTTTGCCCTGCGCGTTCGGGGAGATAGTATGCTCGGTGCCCTGATCGATCACGGTGATGTAGTGGTGATGCAACCACCTCAAGATGCCCGAACTATCCGAGACAAAACCATTGTGGCAGCGCGAGTCGAAGGCAAAACTACATTGAAGTATTTTTATCGCGAAGGTAGTACGATTACACTGCAACCTGCAAACGCTGCCTATCCTGCGACACACGTTAATGCAGATGATGTGGATGTGCAAGGCGTATATGTGGGGTTAGTGCGGGGATTAGTCGGCTAA
- a CDS encoding glycerophosphodiester phosphodiesterase — MAKIAKFGWVAAIALMMVPLQGTAVKTASTLSGEPPLVIGHRGASGYLPEHTLAAYELAIEQGADFIEPDLVSTKDGVLIARHEPNMIATTNVAELPQFRDRRRTKTVDGVQEEGFFSEDFTLAEIKQLRARQPRAYRDQSHNDRYEVPTLQEIIDLVKRVEAQTGRKVGIYPETKHPTYFDNLGLSLEEPLIETLVRNQFTDPTRVFIQSFEVSNLKDQLTPLMAANNIDLPLVQLFDEFHLKPYDFVVSGDSRTYGELISRDSLRSFVATYAEGIGPWKRSFVMTAPVDPPVDTNGDGVAETKERLTGEVLPVIPDAHAAGLVVHPYTFRDEESFLTTDYSGDPVAEYKQFYDMGVDGVFTDFPDTAVKARQAR; from the coding sequence ATGGCAAAGATTGCAAAGTTTGGTTGGGTAGCGGCGATCGCCCTGATGATGGTGCCCCTGCAAGGAACAGCAGTCAAGACAGCATCCACTTTATCCGGTGAGCCACCCTTGGTGATTGGGCATCGGGGCGCGAGTGGATATCTGCCAGAGCATACGTTAGCTGCTTATGAATTGGCGATCGAGCAAGGGGCAGATTTTATTGAACCGGACCTCGTCTCAACTAAAGATGGTGTTCTGATTGCGCGTCACGAACCCAACATGATTGCGACAACGAATGTGGCGGAGTTGCCCCAATTTCGCGATCGCCGCCGCACCAAAACAGTCGATGGTGTGCAGGAGGAGGGCTTCTTTTCAGAAGACTTTACCCTGGCAGAAATCAAGCAACTGCGGGCAAGACAACCAAGAGCCTATCGCGATCAATCCCACAACGACCGCTACGAAGTGCCAACACTGCAAGAAATTATTGACCTGGTGAAGCGAGTCGAGGCACAGACCGGGCGCAAAGTTGGCATTTATCCTGAAACCAAGCATCCCACCTACTTTGACAACTTGGGGCTGTCACTGGAGGAACCCTTGATTGAAACCCTGGTTCGCAATCAGTTCACCGATCCAACCCGGGTCTTCATTCAGTCCTTTGAAGTGTCAAACCTGAAGGATCAGTTAACCCCGTTAATGGCGGCCAACAACATCGATTTGCCCCTGGTGCAACTGTTTGATGAGTTTCACCTTAAGCCCTATGACTTTGTGGTTAGTGGTGACTCGCGCACCTACGGGGAATTAATTAGCCGGGACAGTTTGAGAAGCTTTGTAGCAACTTATGCGGAGGGCATTGGTCCCTGGAAGCGGAGTTTTGTCATGACGGCTCCGGTTGACCCACCCGTTGACACAAACGGCGATGGAGTCGCTGAAACCAAGGAACGCTTGACTGGAGAGGTGCTACCAGTCATTCCTGATGCTCATGCGGCAGGCTTAGTCGTACATCCTTACACGTTTAGGGATGAGGAGTCGTTTTTGACAACTGACTATAGCGGCGACCCTGTGGCAGAGTACAAGCAGTTTTATGACATGGGTGTGGATGGGGTGTTTACTGACTTCCCCGATACAGCCGTCAAAGCCCGTCAAGCCCGATAG
- a CDS encoding AraC family transcriptional regulator produces MQETTVSGYTARSILQFAAEQGADIETVCATTGIDPELLQTPDQRIPWSLHLVLWREAVKQTGDDHFGLHLGESFNIANFGIPGYVLLNCKTVGDVFEKLVRYTRLFCQITQIRFSKSSGTVFCECECDCNMADNWMSSRNKTGGWMTGDLTTCQLEERRYLVECTFASLLALVKNLTGKRLRLSAAWFQYAPPAHLTDYERLFQTELHFAQPTNRLVFDAGCLDWSILSSNAALLPIFESYADAMLAALTPTQGYRQKVRQAIAQHLIGELPTIQAIAYELAISVRHLQRELKVEGTSFQQLLDETRKELALQHLKNPATPIHDIAFLLGFSEPSAFNRAFKRWTGKTPGSYRGSDETSLKRAFSSV; encoded by the coding sequence ATGCAAGAAACAACCGTTTCTGGTTACACAGCTCGTAGTATTCTGCAATTTGCAGCAGAACAAGGAGCCGATATTGAAACTGTTTGTGCTACTACAGGGATTGATCCTGAACTCTTGCAAACACCCGACCAGCGTATTCCCTGGTCACTCCATTTGGTGCTGTGGCGAGAGGCTGTTAAGCAAACAGGTGACGATCACTTTGGCTTACATTTAGGAGAGTCTTTTAATATTGCTAACTTTGGCATTCCAGGATATGTCTTACTCAATTGCAAAACAGTAGGAGATGTGTTTGAAAAACTCGTTCGTTACACACGTTTATTCTGCCAAATCACTCAAATTCGCTTCTCAAAATCAAGTGGGACAGTCTTTTGTGAGTGTGAATGTGACTGCAATATGGCAGACAATTGGATGTCGAGTCGCAACAAAACAGGAGGTTGGATGACAGGTGATTTGACAACCTGCCAGTTAGAAGAAAGACGTTATTTGGTTGAATGTACCTTTGCATCATTACTGGCACTTGTTAAAAATCTCACGGGCAAGCGACTTCGCCTTTCAGCCGCCTGGTTTCAATATGCACCACCCGCTCACCTAACCGATTATGAGCGTCTGTTTCAGACTGAGCTACATTTTGCACAACCAACCAATCGTCTTGTGTTTGATGCAGGCTGTCTTGATTGGTCAATCTTATCGAGTAATGCAGCATTATTGCCTATTTTTGAATCGTATGCCGACGCGATGTTGGCGGCTTTAACTCCAACGCAGGGATATCGACAAAAGGTCAGGCAGGCGATCGCTCAACACCTGATTGGGGAACTGCCCACCATTCAGGCGATCGCTTATGAATTAGCCATTAGTGTTCGTCACTTGCAACGCGAACTCAAAGTGGAAGGCACTTCCTTTCAACAGTTGCTGGATGAAACTCGAAAAGAACTCGCCCTACAACACCTCAAAAACCCAGCAACACCGATTCACGATATCGCTTTTTTGTTAGGGTTTTCAGAGCCGAGTGCGTTTAATCGAGCTTTCAAACGGTGGACTGGAAAAACGCCGGGGAGTTATCGCGGCTCAGACGAAACATCATTAAAGCGTGCATTCTCATCCGTTTAA
- a CDS encoding PPC domain-containing protein has translation MTDNSLRQARSLGTLSNRAIARRDVVNLRDRTDFYKFTLNRSSNVQFQLSGLQANADLLLLNGAGRVLGRSRKGGTQTEQVNRQLATGTYYVQVLNRSSGTRYRLLGSATASGGSTTPAGTRANPIDLGILTGGPVTRIQDVATGAGLNDATYYKFQVGQISDVSIALSQISGGGTMFLEYDSNRNGLSDVNDALLEAGGGTESNNDPIVSKPLPANTTYFLSVSRNTLFNTMRYNLTVTTNPAPGNIPTDPGSEPTTAYDLGTLNRGGRFELKDYVGSVDFTDLYRFSLNETTSVTLNKVDVVGGSNLNVFQDRNNNNILEDSEAVFISGVRTLQAGTYYVRLSAGDGAYTVTITT, from the coding sequence ATGACAGATAATTCTCTCAGACAAGCTCGAAGCTTGGGAACGCTGAGCAATCGAGCGATCGCCCGACGAGATGTGGTAAATTTACGCGATCGCACAGATTTCTACAAATTCACACTCAACCGCAGTAGTAATGTTCAATTTCAATTGTCTGGCTTACAAGCCAATGCAGATTTGTTGTTGCTAAATGGGGCGGGGCGAGTTTTGGGGCGATCGCGCAAGGGTGGCACCCAGACAGAACAGGTCAATCGCCAACTGGCAACAGGAACCTATTATGTGCAGGTGCTCAATCGGAGCAGCGGAACGCGATATCGGCTTCTAGGGTCTGCAACAGCCAGTGGAGGGAGCACGACCCCTGCTGGAACTCGTGCAAACCCAATCGATTTAGGAATTTTAACGGGTGGACCTGTCACCCGAATTCAAGACGTAGCAACAGGTGCTGGTCTTAATGATGCAACGTACTACAAATTTCAGGTAGGGCAGATTAGCGATGTGAGTATCGCCCTCAGCCAAATATCTGGGGGAGGTACGATGTTCCTTGAGTACGACAGTAACCGCAACGGACTGTCCGATGTCAACGATGCACTGCTTGAGGCAGGAGGCGGAACTGAATCGAACAATGACCCCATTGTTTCTAAGCCATTGCCTGCCAACACAACTTACTTTTTAAGCGTGTCTCGAAATACACTCTTCAACACAATGCGGTATAACCTCACTGTGACCACCAATCCTGCTCCGGGCAATATTCCTACTGACCCCGGAAGCGAACCAACCACCGCTTACGATTTGGGCACGTTGAACCGAGGTGGGCGGTTTGAACTCAAAGATTATGTTGGAAGTGTAGACTTTACTGATCTCTATCGCTTTAGTCTGAACGAAACAACGAGCGTAACTCTGAATAAGGTCGATGTTGTGGGAGGTTCTAACCTCAACGTATTCCAAGATAGAAACAACAATAATATTCTTGAGGACAGCGAAGCAGTTTTCATTTCAGGTGTTAGAACGTTGCAAGCTGGAACGTACTACGTCCGTTTGAGCGCAGGAGATGGGGCATACACGGTGACTATTACGACCTGA